One Kitasatospora sp. NBC_01287 DNA window includes the following coding sequences:
- a CDS encoding slipin family protein: MPGVIVALVVLGVAFLATSMRVVQQYERGVVFRLGRVRGKVREPGLTLLIPLVDRMRKVNVQVITMPVPAQEGITKDNVTVRVDAVLYFRVIEPVRATVDVQNYSFAMLQVAQTSLRSIIGKSELDDLLSGREQLHRGLELMLESPAVGWGVHIDRVEIKDVALPDSMKRSMARQAEADRERRARIITADGEFQAAAKLAEAAHKMSETPAAMQLRLLQTVVEVAAEKNSTLVLPFPVELLRFFESAAGAAAAHTPAAPQAAPAERAGRAEAPAEVAAAQAAPALAAAPAAVLAADVPAPVAIEELPE; the protein is encoded by the coding sequence ATGCCTGGCGTGATCGTCGCGTTGGTGGTGCTCGGGGTGGCCTTCCTGGCCACCAGCATGCGGGTGGTGCAGCAGTACGAGCGTGGGGTGGTGTTCCGTCTCGGCCGGGTGCGCGGCAAGGTGCGCGAGCCCGGACTGACGCTGCTGATACCGCTGGTCGACCGGATGCGCAAGGTCAATGTCCAGGTGATCACCATGCCGGTGCCCGCCCAGGAGGGCATCACCAAGGACAACGTCACCGTCCGGGTGGACGCGGTGCTCTACTTCCGGGTGATCGAGCCGGTGCGCGCCACGGTGGACGTGCAGAACTACTCCTTCGCGATGCTGCAGGTCGCGCAGACCTCGCTGCGCTCGATCATCGGCAAGAGCGAGCTGGACGACCTGCTGTCGGGGCGCGAGCAACTGCACCGGGGCCTGGAGCTGATGCTGGAGAGCCCGGCGGTCGGCTGGGGCGTGCACATCGACCGGGTGGAGATCAAGGACGTCGCGCTGCCCGACTCGATGAAGCGCTCGATGGCCCGCCAGGCCGAGGCCGACCGCGAGCGGCGGGCCCGGATCATCACCGCCGACGGTGAGTTCCAGGCCGCCGCCAAGCTGGCGGAGGCGGCGCACAAGATGTCCGAGACGCCGGCCGCGATGCAGCTGCGGCTGCTGCAGACCGTGGTGGAGGTGGCGGCGGAGAAGAACTCGACGCTGGTGCTGCCTTTCCCGGTGGAGCTGCTGCGGTTCTTCGAGAGCGCGGCGGGTGCCGCCGCCGCGCACACCCCCGCGGCGCCGCAGGCCGCGCCGGCCGAGCGGGCCGGGCGGGCTGAAGCGCCGGCCGAGGTGGCGGCGGCGCAGGCCGCTCCCGCGCTGGCGGCCGCACCGGCTGCGGTCCTGGCGGCGGACGTCCCCGCGCCGGTCGCCATCGAGGAGCTTCCGGAGTAA
- a CDS encoding glutamate racemase, with the protein MKIALIDSGIGLLPAAAALRTLRPDVDLVLSSDPESMPWGPRTPADLTEHALACARAAAALRPDALVVACNTASVHALATLRAELEPELLVIGTVPAIKPAARAGGKVAIWATPATTGSAYQRGLIAEFGGEAEVTEVGCPGLADAVEHADEAAQYEAIAAAAALTPPGTTAVVLGCTHYELVAEPIRAAIAATAHPDLALYGSADAVAAQALRRLPAEALARSGGATLTVLHAGEVSPLPSAAIRYPQGRALRRQGFRRGAELGAR; encoded by the coding sequence GTGAAGATCGCACTGATTGACTCCGGAATCGGCCTGCTCCCGGCGGCCGCCGCCCTTCGGACCCTGCGTCCGGATGTCGATCTGGTGCTCTCCAGCGATCCCGAGAGCATGCCCTGGGGTCCGCGCACGCCCGCCGACCTCACCGAGCACGCGCTCGCCTGCGCGCGGGCCGCCGCTGCGTTGCGCCCGGACGCGCTGGTGGTCGCCTGCAACACCGCCTCGGTGCACGCCCTGGCCACGCTGCGCGCCGAGTTGGAGCCGGAGCTGCTGGTGATCGGCACCGTCCCGGCGATCAAGCCGGCCGCCCGAGCGGGCGGCAAGGTGGCGATCTGGGCCACCCCGGCCACCACCGGCAGTGCCTACCAGCGCGGACTGATCGCCGAGTTCGGCGGCGAGGCGGAGGTCACCGAGGTCGGCTGCCCGGGCCTGGCCGACGCGGTGGAGCACGCCGACGAGGCCGCCCAGTACGAGGCGATCGCCGCGGCCGCCGCGCTCACCCCGCCCGGCACCACGGCCGTGGTGCTCGGCTGCACCCACTACGAGCTGGTCGCCGAGCCGATCCGCGCCGCCATCGCCGCGACCGCCCACCCCGACCTGGCCCTGTACGGCTCCGCCGACGCCGTCGCCGCCCAGGCCCTGCGCCGCCTGCCGGCCGAGGCGCTTGCCCGCAGCGGCGGCGCCACCCTGACCGTCCTGCACGCCGGCGAGGTCAGCCCGCTCCCGTCCGCCGCGATCCGCTACCCGCAGGGGCGCGCCCTGCGCCGGCAGGGCTTCCGCCGGGGCGCGGAGCTCGGCGCCCGGTAG
- the mscL gene encoding large conductance mechanosensitive channel protein MscL → MFKGFRSFLLRGNVVDLAVGIVIGAAFTAVVTGFVTAFLTPLVGVAMGAVGDFTKESFEVAGVAFPYGGFLNAVISFVLVAAVIYFGVVLPIGKVHARFEAPKAAEPAKTDCPQCLSRIPAAASRCAFCTAELAVQPGFPVQAMQRG, encoded by the coding sequence GTGTTCAAGGGCTTTCGCAGCTTCCTGCTGCGCGGAAACGTCGTCGACCTGGCCGTCGGTATCGTCATCGGGGCGGCCTTCACCGCCGTGGTCACCGGGTTCGTCACGGCGTTCCTGACGCCGCTGGTCGGGGTCGCCATGGGGGCGGTCGGCGACTTCACCAAGGAGAGCTTCGAGGTCGCCGGGGTGGCCTTCCCGTACGGCGGCTTCCTGAACGCGGTGATCAGCTTCGTGCTGGTCGCGGCGGTGATCTACTTCGGCGTGGTGCTCCCGATCGGCAAGGTGCACGCGCGTTTCGAGGCGCCCAAGGCGGCCGAGCCGGCCAAGACGGACTGCCCGCAGTGCCTGAGCAGGATTCCGGCCGCCGCCTCGCGTTGCGCGTTCTGCACCGCCGAGCTGGCCGTGCAGCCGGGCTTCCCGGTCCAGGCGATGCAGCGCGGCTGA
- a CDS encoding MOSC domain-containing protein, whose translation MPLLSGLHRYPVKSMYRQDLETAAVEPWGLRGDRRWMLARPSGLAVTQRDLPELARYRVASAADGALRVTSPEGDELQVPAPGSGQGATATEGDVFGTRFAAVEADPKAQLWFAERLGPHELGEVRLLHLADPLARQVAPAFSAPGETVSMADGFPLLAITTSSLAALNGWLTDGGQPGVPKERFRANLVIEGTEPWEEDGWRRVRVGGLTFRAVKLCGRCIVTTTDQETGERMGQEPLRTLAKRRRFDKKSAFGVNLIPERPDQVTASELGTLRLGDQVSVLARGERLPAA comes from the coding sequence ATGCCACTCCTTTCCGGCCTGCACCGATATCCCGTCAAGTCGATGTACCGGCAGGACCTCGAAACCGCCGCCGTGGAGCCGTGGGGGCTGCGCGGGGACCGGCGCTGGATGCTCGCGCGCCCCTCCGGCCTGGCCGTCACCCAGCGCGACCTGCCCGAACTGGCCCGGTACCGGGTGGCCTCGGCCGCCGACGGAGCGCTGCGGGTCACCTCCCCCGAGGGTGACGAGCTGCAGGTCCCCGCCCCCGGGTCCGGGCAGGGTGCCACCGCGACCGAGGGCGACGTCTTCGGCACCCGGTTCGCCGCCGTCGAGGCCGACCCGAAGGCCCAGCTCTGGTTCGCCGAGCGGCTGGGCCCGCACGAGCTGGGCGAGGTGCGCCTGCTGCACCTGGCCGACCCGCTGGCCCGCCAGGTCGCCCCCGCGTTCAGCGCCCCGGGCGAGACGGTCAGCATGGCGGACGGGTTCCCGCTGCTGGCGATCACCACCTCCTCGCTGGCCGCCCTGAACGGGTGGCTGACCGACGGCGGGCAGCCGGGCGTCCCCAAGGAGCGGTTCCGCGCCAACCTGGTGATCGAGGGCACCGAGCCCTGGGAGGAGGACGGCTGGCGGCGGGTGCGGGTCGGCGGGCTGACGTTCCGGGCCGTCAAGCTGTGCGGGCGCTGCATCGTCACCACCACCGACCAGGAGACCGGCGAGCGGATGGGCCAGGAGCCGCTGCGCACCCTGGCCAAGCGCCGCCGCTTCGACAAGAAGTCCGCCTTCGGCGTCAACCTGATACCCGAGCGCCCCGACCAGGTGACCGCCTCGGAGCTCGGCACCCTCCGGTTGGGTGACCAGGTCAGCGTGCTCGCCCGGGGCGAGCGGCTCCCAGCCGCTTAG
- a CDS encoding polysaccharide deacetylase family protein, whose amino-acid sequence MPRPDTRTPGFRTPHVGTPHVGTPHVGTPHVGTPHVGTANGGPQELGTAGCETEDYETPGSRSRERERAREYGARRFGAPDAPQPAGADRLVQWLRHSPAQPLFRAHAARRLVVLAFRRVTDRHVFGAQLDRLCRVAVPVSLRALEQAVREGRPLPPRSVLITFDDADRGVLDHALPALTARGLPAVAFVVTELIGTDRPSWRQEAAFLLANGGHARAVTADGLAARLAQLATLPDPDRRRSLHELRVNSPVRPPRRERLTPEQLRRLTAAQVVIGNQTLGDADLRRCDDATVHAEIRTAHQALTEWLGAAPTAFAYPGGHHDPRAAGLLTDLGYPTAFVNDDRLSPRLPREPLRVSRLAVEAGCDGAQFEAVLSGLHPAVHRWRGV is encoded by the coding sequence GACAGCGAACGGCGGGCCGCAGGAGCTCGGGACAGCGGGCTGCGAGACGGAGGACTACGAGACACCGGGCTCCAGGTCGCGGGAGCGCGAGCGGGCGCGGGAGTACGGCGCCCGCCGGTTCGGCGCGCCCGACGCGCCCCAGCCGGCCGGCGCCGACCGGCTGGTGCAGTGGCTGCGCCACTCCCCCGCCCAGCCGCTCTTCCGCGCCCACGCGGCGCGCCGCCTGGTGGTGCTGGCCTTTCGCCGGGTGACCGACCGGCACGTCTTCGGCGCCCAGCTGGACCGGCTCTGCCGCGTCGCGGTGCCGGTCTCGCTGCGCGCCCTGGAGCAGGCGGTGCGCGAGGGCCGACCGCTGCCGCCGCGCAGTGTGCTGATCACCTTCGACGACGCCGACCGCGGCGTGCTGGACCACGCGCTGCCCGCCCTGACGGCCCGCGGGCTGCCGGCGGTGGCCTTCGTGGTCACCGAGCTGATCGGCACCGACCGCCCGTCCTGGCGGCAGGAGGCCGCTTTCCTGCTCGCCAACGGCGGCCACGCGCGCGCCGTCACCGCCGACGGCCTGGCCGCCCGGCTGGCCCAGCTCGCCACGCTGCCCGACCCGGACCGCCGCCGGAGCCTGCACGAGTTGCGGGTCAACTCGCCCGTCCGCCCGCCGCGCCGTGAGCGGCTGACTCCGGAGCAGCTGCGGCGGCTGACGGCCGCTCAGGTGGTGATCGGCAACCAGACCCTCGGCGACGCCGACCTGCGGCGCTGCGACGACGCCACCGTGCACGCCGAGATCCGCACCGCCCACCAGGCCCTGACCGAGTGGCTGGGCGCCGCCCCCACCGCCTTCGCCTATCCCGGCGGCCACCACGACCCGCGCGCCGCCGGGCTGCTGACCGACCTCGGCTACCCCACCGCCTTCGTGAACGACGACCGCCTCAGCCCCCGGCTGCCCCGCGAACCGCTGCGGGTGAGCCGGCTGGCGGTCGAGGCGGGGTGCGACGGCGCCCAGTTCGAGGCGGTGCTCTCCGGGCTCCATCCGGCGGTGCACCGCTGGCGGGGGGTGTAG
- a CDS encoding glycosyltransferase: MTLLPWITGLTGLSLLCWLWLACGQGLFWRTDVRLPPHRPDPDRWPEVAIVVPARDEAAVLPLSLPGLLGQKYLGRARVILVDDHSSDGTAETARALAARFPDGLPLTVTTPPALPAGWTGKLWAVRHGVELAGESGDVELLLLTDADIAHGPQTLAALVAGAQAERLDLVSQMARLRTETGWERLIVPAFVYFFAQLYPFRWSNRPGGRTAAAAGGCSLVRRAALERAGGVAAIRGAVIDDVSLARAVKRTGGRTWLGLAERTEALAVLSVRPYPGLGPLWRMVSRSAYAQLRHSLPLLLGTVLGLALIYLLPPVAAVLGAASGHWLLAGGGAAAWAVMTATYLPMTRYYDRPAPAALLLPLTALLYLLMTVDSAVQHYRGRGAAWKGRTY, translated from the coding sequence GTGACGCTGCTGCCGTGGATCACCGGGCTGACCGGACTGTCGCTGCTCTGCTGGCTCTGGCTGGCCTGCGGCCAAGGGCTGTTCTGGCGCACGGATGTGCGACTCCCGCCGCACCGCCCCGATCCGGACAGGTGGCCCGAGGTGGCCATCGTGGTGCCGGCCCGGGACGAGGCGGCGGTGCTGCCGCTGAGCCTGCCGGGGCTGCTGGGGCAGAAGTACCTCGGACGGGCCAGGGTGATCCTGGTGGACGACCACAGCTCGGACGGCACGGCCGAGACCGCCCGCGCGCTCGCCGCGCGGTTCCCGGACGGCCTGCCGCTCACCGTCACCACCCCGCCCGCGCTGCCGGCCGGCTGGACCGGCAAGCTCTGGGCGGTGCGGCACGGCGTCGAGCTGGCCGGCGAGAGCGGGGACGTGGAACTGCTGCTGCTCACCGACGCCGACATCGCGCACGGCCCGCAGACGCTGGCCGCGCTGGTGGCCGGCGCGCAGGCGGAGCGGCTCGACCTGGTCTCGCAGATGGCCCGGCTGCGCACCGAGACCGGCTGGGAACGGCTGATCGTGCCGGCCTTCGTCTACTTCTTCGCCCAGCTCTACCCCTTCCGCTGGAGCAACCGGCCCGGCGGAAGGACGGCGGCGGCGGCCGGGGGCTGCTCCCTGGTGCGCCGGGCGGCGCTGGAGCGGGCCGGCGGGGTGGCCGCGATCCGGGGCGCGGTGATCGACGACGTGTCGCTGGCCCGCGCCGTCAAGCGGACCGGCGGGCGCACCTGGCTGGGCCTGGCCGAGCGGACCGAGGCGCTGGCCGTGCTGAGCGTGCGCCCGTACCCGGGGCTCGGCCCGCTGTGGCGGATGGTCTCGCGCAGCGCGTACGCCCAGTTGCGGCACTCGCTGCCCCTGCTGCTGGGCACGGTGCTGGGGCTGGCGCTGATCTACCTGCTGCCGCCCGTCGCCGCCGTGCTGGGGGCCGCCTCGGGCCACTGGCTGCTCGCGGGCGGCGGCGCGGCGGCGTGGGCGGTGATGACGGCGACCTATCTGCCCATGACCCGCTACTACGACCGGCCCGCCCCCGCCGCCCTGCTGCTGCCGCTCACCGCGCTGCTGTACCTGCTGATGACGGTGGACTCGGCCGTCCAGCACTACCGGGGGCGCGGGGCCGCCTGGAAGGGCCGCACCTACTGA
- a CDS encoding DUF6643 family protein: MTSPRSYDGVGYYPPSFSSGTPIYDSLVAERGVPQIAPINVPAALPPAPVPAGGYGGSALESTSLLPALPPARLALGPGPSSPGFQTPPPGTGYAGQPYVPGPRIPAAPMPPGYPQPAAQQAWDQQPGAFRPTGPMAPAPVAPVRPMPPQQFFQQPGQQFPGQQNPAQQQPQAYASQQPTGQQQQFGQQQFGQPSFGQQPFGQQQFSQQQPGQPQQPGQPYQGQAY; encoded by the coding sequence ATGACCTCGCCCCGCTCCTACGACGGAGTCGGCTACTACCCTCCGTCCTTCTCGTCGGGCACGCCCATCTACGACAGCTTGGTCGCAGAGCGCGGAGTCCCGCAGATCGCGCCGATCAATGTGCCCGCCGCACTCCCCCCGGCGCCCGTCCCGGCGGGCGGCTACGGCGGCTCGGCCCTGGAGTCCACGAGCCTGCTGCCCGCGCTGCCGCCGGCCCGCCTCGCACTCGGCCCGGGCCCCAGCAGCCCCGGTTTCCAGACCCCGCCGCCCGGCACCGGCTACGCCGGCCAGCCGTACGTGCCCGGTCCGCGGATCCCGGCCGCGCCGATGCCGCCGGGCTACCCGCAGCCGGCCGCGCAGCAGGCCTGGGACCAGCAGCCCGGCGCCTTCAGACCGACCGGTCCGATGGCACCCGCGCCGGTGGCCCCGGTGCGGCCGATGCCGCCGCAGCAGTTCTTCCAGCAGCCGGGGCAGCAGTTCCCGGGGCAGCAGAACCCGGCCCAGCAGCAGCCGCAGGCCTACGCGAGCCAGCAGCCGACCGGTCAGCAGCAGCAGTTCGGCCAGCAGCAGTTCGGGCAGCCCTCGTTCGGCCAGCAGCCCTTCGGGCAGCAGCAGTTCAGCCAGCAGCAGCCGGGCCAGCCGCAGCAGCCCGGCCAGCCCTACCAGGGGCAGGCCTACTGA
- a CDS encoding thiol:disulfide interchange protein DsbA/DsbL, whose amino-acid sequence MKPVIRAAVLLVSVTCALGTAVPVCGAAPAEQASYVSLRHPQPVGEAAKREVVEVFWYGCQHSQLLEGPLEEWAARRPADVVLRRLPAVWPGDSDQTAQRAHARLYFTLEQLGEVDRLQRAVFHAVRDEGLDLTTEAAAADWAVAQQVDRERFTAAYESDRVRQEVAQAPDDLARYEVTELPSAVVQGRYLTSPTRAGGVDAVPRVLDQLLEQVRSERAASAAPTT is encoded by the coding sequence ATGAAGCCCGTCATCCGCGCCGCCGTCCTGCTGGTCTCCGTCACCTGTGCGCTCGGCACCGCCGTGCCCGTCTGCGGTGCGGCGCCGGCCGAGCAGGCGTCGTACGTGAGCCTGCGTCACCCGCAGCCGGTGGGCGAGGCGGCCAAGCGCGAGGTGGTCGAGGTCTTCTGGTACGGCTGCCAGCACTCCCAGCTGCTGGAGGGCCCCCTGGAGGAGTGGGCCGCCCGCCGGCCCGCCGATGTGGTGCTGCGCCGGCTGCCCGCCGTCTGGCCCGGCGACTCGGACCAGACGGCCCAGCGGGCGCACGCCCGGCTCTACTTCACACTGGAGCAGCTCGGCGAGGTGGACCGGCTGCAGCGCGCCGTCTTCCACGCCGTGCGCGACGAGGGCCTGGATCTGACCACCGAGGCGGCCGCCGCCGACTGGGCGGTGGCCCAGCAGGTGGACCGCGAGAGGTTCACCGCCGCCTACGAGTCCGACCGGGTCCGCCAGGAGGTGGCCCAGGCGCCGGACGACCTGGCCCGCTACGAGGTCACCGAGCTGCCGAGCGCGGTGGTCCAGGGCCGCTACCTCACCTCGCCCACCCGCGCGGGCGGGGTGGACGCGGTGCCGCGGGTGCTGGACCAGCTGCTGGAGCAGGTGCGCTCGGAGCGTGCCGCATCCGCCGCCCCCACCACCTGA